One Phragmites australis chromosome 23, lpPhrAust1.1, whole genome shotgun sequence DNA window includes the following coding sequences:
- the LOC133905858 gene encoding uncharacterized protein LOC133905858, translating into MPPSLLVVPATALPAARLARVVAAAGRDGASTPRPPPRRGRRGKPGFSRQSAIKKSFHQEQVVFSTPVPADPSVAVIGGGASGLSCASALAARGVRAVVFDTGMHGLGGRMATRVVGDDGELLVFDHAAQFFTASDERFQKLVHQWLDRGLVREWRGLIGELEAGGLFRTIPASTPRYIGVNGMRPLADAMLPESDMIKVVRPCWISKLEPFNGLWRLFENEKPCGEYDAIVIAHNGKCANRLLSTSGLPSLTKQMKRLELSSVWALLAAFEDPLPIRHNDSCGAFEGAFVRDVDSLSWMGNNTRKLFPMQTGTPECWTFFSTAAYGRRNKVPQENIPKVTAEKVKEDMLGGVEHALGLSKGSLQQPIYTRLQLWGAALPMNTPGVPCIFDPHGRAGICGDWLTGSSIEAAVLSGISLANHIADYFASHGERPEEFAIGLHENLSQVDGHDIGQFPGLDYKQQVAEAQLTPSL; encoded by the exons ATGCCGCCGTCTCTTCTCGTCGTCCCTGCCACCGCGCTCCCGGCGGCCCGCCTCGCCCGGGTGGTGGCTGCCGCCGGTAGAGACGGAGCAAGTACGCCGAGGCCGCCcccgcggcgggggcggcgcggCAAGCCCGGGTTCTCGCGGCAGTCGGCCATCAAGAAGAGCTTCCACCAGGAGCAGGTGGTGTTCTCCACCCCCGTGCCCGCCGACCCCTCCGTCGCCGTCATCGGCGGGGGTGCTTCCGGCCTCTCCTGCGCCTCCGCCCTCGCCGCCCGCGGCGTCCGCGCTGTGGTCTTCGACACt GGGATGCATGGCTTAGGGGGCAGGATGGCGACCAGAGTtgtcggcgacgacggcgagctGCTGGTGTTCGACCACGCGGCACAGTTCTTCACCGCCAGTGACGAGAGGTTCCAGAAGCTTGTCCACCAGTGGCTCGACAGAGGGCTGGTCCGTGAGTGGAGAGGCTTGATCGGCGAGCTCGAAGCCGGTGGCCTTTTCAGAACCATACCTGCCTCAACGCCGAGATACATAGGCGTGAACGGGATGCGTCCGCTTGCAGATGCAATGCTGCCTGAG AGTGACATGATTAAAGTTGTACGGCCTTGTTGGATAAGCAAACTCGAGCCATTCAATGGCCTGTGGCGCTTATTTGAGAATGAAAAGCCTTGTGGTGAATATGATGCAATTGTAATAGCTCATAATG GGAAATGTGCCAACCGTCTGCTCTCTACATCAGGTTTACCATCACTAACGAAACAAATGAAG AGACTAGAGCTCAGTTCTGTCTGGGCACTCCTTGCGGCATTTGAAGACCCTCTTCCAATACGACATAATGATTCGTGTGGAGCATTTGAAGGAGCGTTTGTGAGAGATGTCGATTCTCTCTCTTGGATGGGCAACAATACCCGCAAACTTTTTCCCATGCAGACCGGCACACCTGAGTGCTGGACATTTTTCAGCACTGCTGCTTatggaagaagaaacaaagtcCCACAG GAAAATATCCCAAAGGTCACAGCAGAAAAAGTTAAGGAAGACATGCTTGGAGGAGTAGAACATGCTTTGGGATTATCGAAAGGATCTCTTCAGCAACCAATTTACACAAGATTGCAGTTGTG GGGTGCAGCTCTACCCATGAACACTCCAGGAGTACCATGCATATTCGATCCCCATGGGCGAGCAGGCATTTGCGGTGACTGGCTTACAGGTTCAAGCATCGAAGCAGCGGTGTTAAGCGGCATATCTCTTGCAAACCAT ATAGCTGACTATTTTGCAAGCCACGGTGAACGACCTGAGGAGTTTGCAATTGGTTTGCACGAGAACTTAAGCCAAGTTGACGGGCATGACATCGGCCAGTTTCCCGGGTTAGACTATAAGCAACAAGTAGCTGAAGCTCAGCTGACACCGAGTTTATGA
- the LOC133905857 gene encoding uncharacterized protein LOC133905857 — MANHELVLGHGQNPELALGQNHHDFGQDHGLGLGHSHDLGLGHPHDHDLVLGQSHEHDHDLVLGHDHGDGHQLVLGHDHHHGHAGELALRQGHEGDSSALDVQGHHHDLGLSDSHELALAETHHLGVDQNLDQLSLEQAHELALQPAHDFSQGPLAVTPVVQSRTMVVSPEFQLAVGQEFPDVMSCRRAIRNTAIACHFEIQTVKSDKSRFTAKCAAEGCPWRIHAARLPGVPTFSIRTIHDNHSCVGINHLGHQQASVQWVANTVEERLRENPQCKPKEILEEIHKAHGITLSYKQAWRGKERIMAAVRGSFEEGYRLLPEYCKQVERTNPGSIARVYGNPDDNCFQRLFISFNASIYGFVNACRPLIGLDRTLLKNKYLGTLFLATGFDGDGALFPLAFGVVDEETDDNWVWFLSELHELLEKNTENMPRLTILSDRRKGIVDGVEFNFPTAFHGYCMRHVSETFKKEFNNSVLVNLLWEAAHALTVIEFETKLLEIEDTSPEAVVWIRHLPPRLWATAYFEGTRYGHLTANITESLNSWILDASGLPIIQMMECIRRQLMTWFNERREASMQWTTILVPTAERRVQEAIERARGYQVARANEAEFEVISPHEGTNIVDIRNRCCLCRGWQLYGVPCAHGVAALLSCRQNVHRYTESCFTVATYRKTYSQTIHPIPDRTLWNETSDQGQSEDSKVEVIINPPKSLRPPGRPRKKRVRAEDLGRIKRVVHCSRCNQTGHFRTTCAAPI, encoded by the coding sequence ATGGCCAACCACGAACTGGTCCTCGGGCACGGGCAGAACCCGGAGCTGGCGCTGGGGCAAAACCACCACGACTTCGGCCAGGACCATGGGCTGGGCCTCGGCCACAGCCACGACCTCGGCCTCGGCCACCCGCACGACCACGACCTCGTCCTAGGCCAGTCGCACGAGCACGACCATGATCTGGTGCTCGGGCATGACCACGGCGACGGCCACCAGCTGGTCCTCGGGCACGACCACCACCATGGCCACGCCGGTGAGCTTGCTCTGAGGCAGGGCCATGAGGGGGACTCCAGTGCACTGGACGTGCAGGGCCACCACCATGACCTTGGCTTGTCGGATAGTCACGAGTTGGCGCTCGCGGAGACGCATCACCTTGGTGTTGATCAGAATCTTGACCAGCTCTCGCTGGAGCAGGCGCACGAGCTCGCGCTGCAGCCGGCACATGACTTCTCCCAGGGTCCTCTCGCTGTCACTCCTGTTGTCCAGTCGCGGACAATGGTTGTGAGCCCCGAGTTTCAGCTCGCTGTGGGGCAGGAGTTTCCAGACGTCATGAGCTGCCGCAGGGCCATCCGCAACACTGCCATCGCCTGCCACTTTGAGATACAGACGGTGAAGTCTGACAAGTCAAGGTTCACTGCTAAGTGTGCTGCTGAGGGCTGCCCATGGCGCATACATGCTGCAAGGCTCCCTGGCGTACCCACTTTCTCCATCAGAACTATACATGACAACCACAGTTGTGTGGGGATCAACCATCTTGGCCATCAGCAGGCATCTGTTCAGTGGGTTGCAAACACTGTCGAAGAGAGGCTACGTGAGAACCCGCAATGCAAGCCCAAGGAAATTTTGGAAGAAATCCACAAGGCACACGGGATCACACTATCCTACAAGCAAGCTTGGAGAGGGAAGGAGCGGATCATGGCAGCGGTTCGAGGGTCTTTTGAAGAAGGATATCGTCTCCTGCCTGAGTACTGTAAGCAAGTGGAAAGAACAAACCCAGGAAGCATTGCTCGCGTCTATGGAAACCCAGATGATAACTGCTTTCAGCGACTCTTCATATCAtttaatgcatcaatatatgGTTTTGTGAATGCATGCCGTCCACTCATTGGGCTTGATAGAACCCTTTTGAAAAACAAGTATCTTGGTACCTTGTTTCTTGCCACTGGTTTTGATGGCGATGGTGCTCTCTTTCCTCTGGCATTTGGCGTTGTTGATGAGGAAACTGATGATAACTGGGTATGGTTTTTGTCCGAGTTGCATGAATTGCTGGAGAAGAACACCGAGAACATGCCAAGGCTCACCATCTTGTCAGATAGACGGAAGGGTATTGTTGATGGAGTGGAGTTTAACTTCCCAACTGCATTCCACGGGTACTGTATGCGCCATGTTAGTGAAACCTTCAAAAAAGAGTTCAACAATTCGGTGCTTGTCAACCTTCTCTGGGAAGCTGCCCATGCACTGACTGTGATAGAGTTTGAAACCAAGCTGCTAGAGATAGAGGATACGTCACCAGAAGCTGTTGTTTGGATAAGGCACCTGCCTCCTCGTCTTTGGGCCACTGCTTACTTTGAGGGGACAAGGTATGGTCACCTAACAGCAAACATCACGGAGTCACTAAATTCTTGGATACTGGATGCTTCTGGGCTTCCTATAATTCAGATGATGGAGTGCATCCGTCGCCAGCTAATGACATGGTTCAACGAACGGCGTGAAGCAAGCATGCAGTGGACAACTATCCTTGTACCCACAGCTGAGCGTCGTGTGCAAGAGGCCATTGAGCGTGCAAGGGGCTACCAAGTGGCCCGAGCGAACGAGGCAGAGTTTGAGGTGATCTCGCCTCACGAGGGAACAAACATTGTGGACATCCGCAACAGGTGCTGTTTGTGCCGCGGCTGGCAGCTCTACGGCGTGCCTTGTGCTCATGGCGTGGCAGCGCTCCTCTCCTGCAGGCAGAACGTCCACCGCTACACGGAGAGCTGCTTCACTGTGGCGACATACCGCAAGACATACTCGCAGACCATACACCCTATCCCTGATAGAACCCTCTGGAACGAAACATCAGATCAAGGCCAGTCAGAGGACAGCAAGGTAGAGGTAATCATCAACCCGCCGAAATCACTGAGGCCCCCAGGGAGGCCAAGGAAGAAGAGGGTCCGCGCGGAGGATCTTGGGCGAATCAAGCGAGTTGTTCACTGCAGCCGGTGCAACCAAACGGGACATTTTAGAACTACATGTGCTGCTCCTATATGA